Within Cyanobium sp. AMD-g, the genomic segment GGCACCCCCAGATTCATGCCCCCGGCCAGGGCGCCGGGCTGGTCCTGGATCAGTTCGGCGGTGCAGCTCTCCCCCACCAGCAGCGCCTCGGGCTGGAAGCGCTCGACGGCCTGGCGGATGGAGCGCTGCACCAGTTCGGCGGTGTCACCGCCCAGATCCCGTGCCTGGAAGGTGGTGTAGGTGACGGGGGGACGCAGGCCCCGCCGTTCGATCATCGTGAACAGCAGGTCGGCATAGGTGTCGCCCTGGGGGGCATGCAGCACGTAATGCACCCCCTCCATGGAGGTGGCGATGCGCATGGCGCCCACGTGGGGGGGGCCTTCGTAGGTCCAGAGGGTCAGTTCCATGGGGGTGTCAGGAGAGCTGCAGCAGGGCCCGGCGCCGCAGGGGGCGGGCAAAGAGTTCGGCCAGTTCACCGGCCTGGTCGCAGCCGTGGATCGGACTGAACACCAGTTCGATCGACCACTTGGTGGCGATGCCCTCGGCCTCGAGGGGATTGGCCAGCCCCAGGCCGCAGAGCACCAGGTCGGGGCGGGCGGCCCGCACCCGCTCCAGCTGCAGGTCGACGTCCTGGCCCTCGCTGAGCTGGGTGGCCGGAGGGAGCAGGGCCAGGTCGGCCGCCATCAGCTGGCGATCCAGGTAGGGGGTGCCCACCTCCACCAGCTCCATGCCGCATTCGCGGGACAGAAAGCGAGCCAGGGGGATCTCCATCTGGGAGTCCGGCAGCAGGAACAGCCGCTTGCCGGCGAGCACCTGCCGGTGGGGCTCCAGGGCGCGGCGCCCCCGCTCCACCAGCGGGTCGAGCACCGCGTTGAAGCGCTCGGTGGGCACGCCGAAGGCGGTGGCGGCGGCGGCCATCCAGTCGCGGCTGCCCTCCACGCCGAAGGGATAGGGGGCACTCAGCAGGGTGGCGCCCCGGTGCTGCAGCGCCCGGGCGGTGGCGCTGAGGAAGGGCTGGGCGAGCAGAACCCGTGTCCCCTTGCCGACGGGGGGCAGATCGGTGGAGCGGCGTGGCGGCAGGCTGCGCACCGTGGTGATGCCCAGCCGCTCGAAGATCAACCGGAACCGGTCCTCCACCGCATCGGCCAGGGTGCCCACGATCAGCAGCTGCTCCTCATCGGAGGAGGGCAGCAGGGGCAGCATGGCCAGCAGGGCGTTGTCCTCCCCCTGGGTGAAGGTGGTCTCGATGCCGCTGCCGGAGTAGTTCAGCACCCGCACCCGTCCGAGGAGCTGGGTGTTGAGCCGCTCTGCCGCCTTGGCCAGGTCGAGCTTGATCACCTCACTGGGGCAGGAACCCACCAGGAAGAGGGTGCGGATTTCGGGCCGACGCTCCAGCAGGTCCTTCACCAGGCGGTCGAGTTCCTCGTTGGCATCGGCCAGGCCCGCCAGGTCCCGTTCGCCGAGGATCGCCGTGCCGAAGCGGGGTTCGGCGAAGATCATCACCCCCGCCGCCGACTGGATCAGGTGGGCGCAGGTGCGTGAGCCCACCACCAGGAAGAAGGCGTCGGGCATGCGGCGGTGCAGCCAGACGATGGAGGTGAGGCCACAGAACACTTCCCGCTGGCCGCTCTCCTTGAGGATGTCCGGGGGCGACGGCTGAATCGGTGGAGCGGACACACCCATGGAGGGGATCGCCAGGTATCGAGCTTCCATGGGTTAGCGGGGCAGACGGGGTCTGCGGCCGACTGCGTTACATCTTTTCGGGATCGTGTCCGGATTCCAGCGCTCAGAGGCGGCGGCGGAAACCCTCGCTGAAGCCGGCGCTGCGATCGTCGCGATCGCCATCGGCGCTGCGGCTGAGCTTCCAGACGTTGCGCCCCAGGCGCCGGGCCCTCAGCCCACCCCGCTCCACCAACGGCGCCCCAGGGCGGGCCCCCATCAGCTGGGCCACCTCGGCGGTGGTCAGGGGGGCGCCGGTGCGGATGGCCAGGTCGGTGATCTCGAGCCGCTGGCGCAGGCTGGCCAGATCGACCGGATGATCCGCTTCGCCCGGCTCCTTCCAGTCGCCGAAACCGTCGGCGCCGACACTGCCCATGCGACGCATCAGACCCAGGCCGATGAAGGCGAGGGCCTGCTCCGGCCGCACCCCCTCATCCAACGCCCGGGTGATCCATTCCGACACGGTGTCCTGGTCCAGGGAGGCCCGCAGGGGATGGGTCTCACCAGCGACCCCGACGGCAGGGGATTCACGGGTGGAAGATGGGGCGGAAGCGGTGCGCCGGGTGGTCATGGTCGCGCCTGTGAAGGTTGTACCGGAAGGTATCGGTTGCCATCGGTCTCGCAAGGGTCTCTGGGTTCTGAAGCCTCTCTGAAGCAGGATGAACGAGGGGATTCAATTCGCTCTCTGCACCTGGACAGTTCGGTGCCCCCAAGCCGTGTCTCCGCACCGTCTCCATGGACCGTTCTCTCCATCGGCCCTGCGAACATTTCGCCTCGCACCCACGGTTCGACGCGCCGGCTTCGCAGGAGGAACCCATAGAGATCACCCCCGGTGTCTGGTGGGTGGGGGTGCGGCTGGTGAAGGACCATTTTCAGTGCCACACCTATTTCATCGCCAACGGATCCGACGGCGTCCTGATCGATCCGGGCTCGCCGCTCACCATCGAAGGCACCCTGGCCAAGCTGCGCACCATCACCGATCTCGGCGCGATCCGCTGGCTGGTCTGCCATCACTCCGACCCAGACATCTGCGCCGCCCTGCCGCGGCTGGGCGACGTCCTGACACACCCTGACGTGCACGTGGTGACCGAGTGGCGTGCCAGCGCCCTGATCCGCCACTACGGCCACCGTTTCTCCACCTACCTGGTGGAGCAGCACAACTGGTGCCTGCCCCTGCAGGAGGATCGGCGGCTGGAATTCCAGCTGACGCCTTATCTGCACTTCCCGGGGGCCATGGTGTCCTTTGACACCTTCAGCCGCACCCTCTTCTCCTCCGATCTGTTCGGGGGATTCGTGCCCGACAGCAGCGTGCTGGAGTCGGCCGATGCGGCCTACATCATCGAGAACGCCCGGCCCTTCCACCAGCACTACATGCCGAGCCGGGAGCTGCTGAGTGCCGGCCTGGCCCGCATCCGCTGCCGCTGGCCCCGGATCGCGCGCATTGCCCCCCAGCACGGTCACATCGTCGCGGCCTCCATCGTCGATGAGGTGTTCAGCGCCCTCGGAGCCATGGACTGCGGGGTGTATTGCCTCGCCGACGCGGACATGGATCTGAAACGGCTGCTGCGCATCTCCGAGGCGCGGCGGCGCCTCAACGATGTGCTGGTCCATCAGAGCAGCCCTGTGGGGATGGTTCGGGCCATCGGCAACATCCTCGAATCCTCCGGCCAGGCCACGGAATGTGAACTGGCCGTGGAGCTTCCCGGTGACGGCTGGACCACCTGGTGCGCCGATTCTGCCCAGCCGCAGCGGCGCGAACCCCATGCCGACTGGCACCAGATCTGTCTGCTCGGCCAGCCCGCGATGGTGCTGGCCATCCGGGGAAACGGCTCAGAGCAACAGTTTGATCCCGACATGGCAAGGATGTTGCAGGAATTCGCCGAGTCGATGCGCCCCTGGGTGGACCATCTGCTCGACGAACAGCGCCATGCCCATGAGATGGCCGCCCTCAACACCGCCGCCCTCTGCGATCCGCTCACGGGCCTGGCCAACCGGCGAGCCCTGGATGGGGTGAAGCTACCGCCCAGTTACTCCCTGATCGAACTCGATCTCGACCATTTCAAGCTGGTCAACGACAGCTTCGGCCACGACGCCGGCGACCGGGTGCTCAAGCAGGTGGCCCGGGTCCTGAGGGAATCGGTGCGGGAGCAGGACCAGACCTTCCGGCTCGGCGGCGAAGAATTCCTGGTGCTGCTGCCGGAGGCCGACCAGGCCACGGCCCTGATGGTGGCGGAGAGGATCCGGCTCTCGATCCACCAGCTCGACCTCGTCGGTGAAGCCCCAGAGGGGCGCCTCACGGTCAGCCTGGGGGTGAGCACCAAATCGGTCCAGCTCAGCTCCGATTTCTCCCATCAGATGGAGCTGGCCGACCAGGCGCTCTACACCGCCAAAGGGGACGGCCGTGACCGGGTGCGAGCCGCCGATGTCCTCTCCCTGAGCAGCCACTAGGCCGGTGCCGCCCCCGGCGGGGAGTACCCTCCACTCCTGGACTGCCACAGGTGGCAACCAGTGATCCCGGTGCTTCACCCCCCCGGTGATCGAGACGATCGTCCTTTCCGGGAGTAGGCGCCTGGCGCCGTGATGGATTCGCAGGCTGCCCGTTCCTTCCTTCGCGACGACCGGTCGGACGCCAGGAGACGGGCGGCGAATCTGCGCATCACCGGCACCGATGTGAGCGGCGAGGCCTCCGGGGCCAGCTGCGTGATCACCACCGACAGCGAAGGCCGGCGCCTGGCTCGCCAGTCGAGCCACGTGCAGTCGATCGAACTGCGCACCTACGTCTTCCTGGATTCGCTCCAGCCCCAGCTGGCGTCCTACATGGGCACGGTGTCCCATGGCTTCCTGCCGATTCCCGGCGATGCCTGCCTGTGGCTGGAGGTGTCGCCCGGTATGGCGGTGCACCGGGTGACCGACATCGCCCTGAAGGCCAGCACGGTGCGGCTCGGCCAGATGGTGGTGGAGCGGGCCTTCGGCTCCCTGGCCCTCTACCACCGGGACCAGAGCAATGTGCTCCACTCCGGTGACGTGGTGCTGGAGGCCATCGGCAGCCGGGTGGAGCTGCGCAGCCGCTGTGAGGTCACCTGGACCGAGATCATCCGGGCGATCACGCCCGACCATGCCGTGCTGATCAACCGCCAGAACCGCCGCGGCTCGATGATCCAGGCCGGCATGAGCATGTTCATCCTCGAGACCGAGCCAGCCGGCTACGTGCTGATCGCCGCCAATGAGGCGGAGAAGGGCTCCAACATCACCGTGGTCGACGTCAAGGCCGTCGGCGCCTTCGGCCGCCTCACCCTCGCGGGCAAGGAGGGCGATGTGGAGGAGGCCGCCGCCGCCGCGATGCGCGCCGTGGCCCAGATCAACGCCGGCGCCGGCGCCTGAGCGGCTCAGCCCAGGCCCAGCAGACGTTTCAGACCCGGAGCCATCGCCCGGGCGGCTTTGCCGCGGCTGCCCAGCCGGCTCCTGAGGTGCTCCCCCATGGCGGCATAGCTGCAACCGGCTTCGCGCACATGGAAGATCGGGTCATAGCCGCCGCCGTGGCCCGAGGCTTCCCGCAGGATCAGCCCCCGGCAGAGCCCTTCCGACTCCAGCACCACCTCACCGGTGGGGTCGGCGAGGGCCATGGCGCTCACGAAGGTGCCGCCGCGGTAGAGGGAATCGCCGAGTTCGTGCAGCAGCCGGTGGATCCGCTCGTGGTCGGTGGGGGCGTAACGGGCCGAATGCAGACCCGGGCGGCCATCGAGGGCATCCACCTCCAGTCCCGAATCATCGGCCAGCGACCAGCAACCGGTGAGGGAGGCCACGGTGGAGGCCTTCAGCCGCGCGTTCTCCGCATAGGTGTGGCCCGTCTCCTCGATCTCCAGGCCCTTGGGCTGCTGTCGCACCTCCAGACCAGCCGCCTCGAGCATCGCCGAGATCTCGGCCACCTTGTGGGGGTTGCCGCTGGCGATCACCAGCACCGGGCGGGAAGGGGAGAGGGTCAAGCCGGGCCCACGGGGGGCCCCATTGTGGTGCAGAGAGGTGGGGCGGGCGCTGAAGGGGTGGGGCAGGACGGGTTGAACATTCCACCCCCGGAAAACTCCAGGGTTCCTGCCCCGGGGCGGACGATAGGGAATTCGCCGCCGATCGGACGAATCCAGCGGTCAACATTGCGCGTCCGGTGACGGGCGAAGGACAGATTCGCCCTTAGGTTGCCAGCACCCTTTGGGCGCCGGAGGGCGATGCAGTCGAGCCTGGTCCTACAGAACCTGCTCTCAGCGCCGGTGCTGTTCTTTTTTCTGGGCATCCTCGGGGTGCTGGTGGGCTCCGACCTGGAGATCCCCTCCCCGCTGCCGAAGCTCTTCTCCCTTTACCTGCTGCTGGCCATCGGCTTCAAGGGGGGCATGGAGCTGGCCCACAGCGGCCTCGGTCCCCAGGTGCTGCTGACGATCGGTGCGGCGGTGGTGATGTCGTTGCTGGTGCCCCTGACGAGCTTCCTGCTCCTGCGGCTGCGCCTGGATGGCTACAACGCCGCGGCCATCGCCGCCTCCTATGGCTCGATCAGCGCCGTGACCTTCATCACGGCCGAGAGCTTCCTCAATGTTCTGGACGTGAACTTCGACGGCTTCATGGTGGCGGCCCTGGCACTGATGGAGTCGCCGGCGATCGTGGTGGGGGTGATCCTCGCCAAGCTCTCGGCCCCGGCCGAGGATCGGGAGGCCGCCGGGGAGCAGGAGAACGGCACGGATCTGGAGAATGGCGGGGGGAGTCTGCGCTGGCGGGAAGTGCTCCAGGAGGCCTTTCTCAACGGTTCGGTGTACCTGTTGATCGGCAGTCTGGTGATCGGCTATGTGGTGGCCGCCTTCAGCCCGGCGGGGCTGGAGAAGATGGATCCCTTCACCGAAAAACTGTTCTACGGAGCCCTCTGTTTCTTCCTTCTCGACATGGGCATCGTTGCGGCGCAGCGGCTACGGGACCTGCGCCAGACGGGGGCCTTCCTGATCGGCTTCTCCCTGCTGGCCCCCCCCGTGCACGCGCTGGTGGGACTGCTGGTCAGTGCCCTGCTGGGCCTGAGCCAGGGCAACACCCTGCTGTTCATGGTGCTCTGCGCCAGCGCCTCCTACATCGCCGTGCCGGCGGCGATGCGCATGACCGTTCCCCAGGCCAACCCGAGCCTGTACATCTCCACGGCCCTGGGCCTCACCTTCCCCTTCAATGTGGTGATCGGAATTCCTCTGTACATGGCGCTGACCCGATACGTCATCCCCGTCGGCTGAGCCCAGGCCCCATGTCATCCAATCGCCAAACCGTCGCCCCGACACCATGAAACGCATCGATCTCTTTCTCAGCGAACGGGAGTTGAACCGGGTCTGCAAGGCCATCACCGCGGCCGGGGCCAAGGGCTATTCGGTGATGCGGCACGTCACGGGCATGGGGCCGTCCGGGGAGATCTCCGAAGGGATGGATTTCAGCGGGCTGGGGGCCAATGCCCACGTGATCGTGTTCGTCGAGGACGGCGTGCTGGCAGCCGTGAGCAAAGCCCTGAAGCCCCTGCTGAAGCGCTATGGCGGCGTGGGCTTCGTCTCCAGCGCCGAGCCCCTCTGAACCGGGCTGGCGGCCCCGCAGCGACCGCGCCGGAAGCAGCGATCAAGCAAAGCTTGCTTTTTGTGTTGCACTGATCAGCTGCTCTTATCAGCCGATCGCGAAACCTTGATGGCCGCCGGGGCGCCAATCGCTTGACGGAGGGTTTGACGGAGGAGCAAGGTTGCACACGAACATTCCACCCCCCTCCTCCAGGAGCAGGTAATGGCAAACGAAACCATGGGCATCGCCCTCGGCATGATCGAGACACGCGGTCTGGTCCCCGCCATCGAAGCGGCTGACGCCATGACCAAAGCCGCCGAAGTGCGTCTCATTGGTCGCGAATTCGTCGGCGGCGGCTACGTCACCGTCCTGGTGCGGGGTGAAACCGGTGCCGTCAACGCCGCCGTTCGCGCCGGCGCCGACGCCTGCGAGCGGGTGGGTGATGGCCTGGTGGCCGCCCACATCATCGCCCGTCCCCACCGTGAAGTGGAGCCGGCGCTGAACAGCAGCTTCGGCCTGGGATCGAAGGACTGAGCGGTCAAGCCGACCCTCTGATTTTTCATCCGAACCCATCCGAACAATCCCATGAGCAAGAAGTACGACGCCGGGGTCAAGGAGTACCGCGACACTTACTGGACTCCCGATTACGTCCCCCTCGACACCGACCTGCTGGCCTGCTTCAAGTGCACCGGCCAGGAAGGTGTGCCCAAGGAAGAAGTGGCTGCCGCCGTGGCCGCCGAGTCCTCCACCGGCACCTGGTCCACTGTGTGGTCCGAGCTCCTCACCGATCTCGACTTCTACAAGGGCCGCTGCTACCGCATCGAAGACGTCCCTGGTGACAAGGAGTCGTTCTATGCCTTCATCGCCTACCCCCTCGACCTGTTCGAGGAAGGCTCGGTGACCAACGTGCTCACCTCCCTGGTGGGCAACGTGTTCGGCTTCAAGGCCCTGCGTCACCTGCGTCTGGAAGACATCCGCTTCCCGATGGCCTTCATCAAGACCTGCCCCGGCCCTCCGAACGGCATCTGCGTCGAACGCGACCGGATGAACAAGTACGGCCGTCCCCTGCTGGGTTGCACCATCAAGCCGAAGCTCGGCCTCTCCGGCAAGAACTACGGCCGGGTGGTCTACGAATGCCTCCGCGGTGGCCTCGACTTCACCAAGGACGACGAGAACATCAACTCCCAGCCCTTCCAGCGCTGGCAGAACCGTTTCGAGTTCGTGGCCGAAGCCGTCCAGCTCGCCCAGGAAGAAACCGGCGAGAAGAAGGGGCATTACCTCAACTGCACCGCCGCCACTCCTGAAGAGATGTACGAGCGGGCTGAGTTCGCCAAGGAACTCGGCCAGCCGATCATCATGCACGACTACATCACCGGTGGCTTCACGGCCAACACCGGTCTGTCGAAGTGGTGCCGCAAGAACGGCATGCTGCTGCACATTCACCGCGCCATGCACGCGGTGATCGACCGCCATCCCAAGCACGGCATCCACTTCCGGGTGCTGGCCAAGTGCCTGCGCCTCTCCGGTGGCGACCAGCTGCACACCGGCACCGTGGTGGGCAAGCTCGAGGGTGACCGTCAGACCACCCTGGGCTTCATCGACCAGCTGCGCGAATCCTTCATCCCCGAAGACCGCACCCGCGGCAACTTCTTCGATCAGGACTGGGGTTCGATGCCCGGCGTCTTCGCCGTGGCCTCCGGCGGCATCCACGTGTGGCACATGCCCGCCCTGGTTGCCATCTTCGGTGACGACTCCGTTCTCCAGTTCGGTGGTGGCACCCACGGTCACCCCTGGGGCTCGGCCGCCGGCGCCGCCGCCAACCGGGTGGCCCTGGAAGCCTGCGTCAAGGCCCGCAACGCCGGCCGCGAAATCGAGAAGGAAGGCCGCGACATCCTCATGGAAGCCGCCAAGCACAGCCCCGAGCTGGCCATCGCCCTCGAGACCTGGAAGGAAATCAAGTTCGAGTTCGACACCGTCGACAAGCTCGACGTCGGCTGAGCCGGCACCCGGCCCCATGCCTTGCCACCGCTGACCGAAGGTGTACCCACCCGAAGTCAGCGGGGCTGGGCTTCCCATCCCATTCCCCTCAAGGATCCCCATGCCCTTCAAGAGCACCGTGGGTGACTACCAAACAGTCGCCACCCTGGAGACCTTCGGCTTCCTCCCGCCGATGACCCAGGACGAGATCTATGACCAGATCGCCTACATCATTGCCCAGGGCTGGAGCCCCCTGGTCGAGCACGTCCACCCCAGCCGCTCCATGGCCACCTACTGGTCGTTCTGGAAGCTGCCCTTCTTTGGTGAGAAGGATCTCGGGGTGATCGTGAACGAACTGGAGTCCTGCCACCGGGCCTATCCGGACCATCACGTGCGCCTCGTGGGCTACGACGCCTACACCCAGAGTCAGGGCGCCTGCTTCGTTGTGTTCGAAGGCCGCTGATCCAGCGGTTTCAGCGGATCCCGGCCGGCGGTCGGGATCCATCACTTTTGATCATCCATTCACGGGGCGGACATGGCCAGGACCACCAGTCGGGAAGCAGCTCTGGAGCGCCGCAAGGCCCTCACCAACGGCGGCAAGAAAGCCTCCACCCAGTTCATGTCCTCCCCGGGCAGGGTGCGCACGGCCGCCGACGCCCAGCGCAGCCGTACCGAGGCGGTGAGTGCTGCACCTGCTGCCGCACCGGCCCCGGCGGCCCAACGCCCCGCCGCCACCCCCCGACGTGGTGGTGCTTCCTCCCTGACTACCTCCAGCGTCTCCGGCCATCGCAGCAACGCCAAGCCGTTGGCGAACCCCAGCCGGAACCTGGTGCTGGAGCGCCGCGAAGCGCTCTCCCGCCGCGGCAAACGCGCCGATACGTCCAGCGACCGCACCCGTCAGGAGGTGATGCGCGCCACCAAGGCGAGCGTCTCCGCCGCCGCCCCCGTCGCGGCCGCCAGCAGCGAGCGTCCCTGCGGTTGCAAGGACGCCAAGGCGGCTTCGGCCGCCAGCACCAGCGCGTCCTCCGGCCTGGGGGCCTCCCTGGCCAACCGCCAATCCCGTAACGGTGAGCGCCGCGGCGTCGCCAAGCGCACCGCCCAGCACAACCCCAGCCGGGCCATCGTCATGGCCCGCCGCGAGGCCCTTTCCAAGCGGGGCAAATCCGCCAGCGCCCCCACCAGCTCCGTCGCCGCCTCGGTGGCCCGCCAGTCGAACCCCGACATGAGCAGCCGCGAGCTGGCCCAGAA encodes:
- a CDS encoding ferredoxin:protochlorophyllide reductase (ATP-dependent) subunit N is translated as MGVSAPPIQPSPPDILKESGQREVFCGLTSIVWLHRRMPDAFFLVVGSRTCAHLIQSAAGVMIFAEPRFGTAILGERDLAGLADANEELDRLVKDLLERRPEIRTLFLVGSCPSEVIKLDLAKAAERLNTQLLGRVRVLNYSGSGIETTFTQGEDNALLAMLPLLPSSDEEQLLIVGTLADAVEDRFRLIFERLGITTVRSLPPRRSTDLPPVGKGTRVLLAQPFLSATARALQHRGATLLSAPYPFGVEGSRDWMAAAATAFGVPTERFNAVLDPLVERGRRALEPHRQVLAGKRLFLLPDSQMEIPLARFLSRECGMELVEVGTPYLDRQLMAADLALLPPATQLSEGQDVDLQLERVRAARPDLVLCGLGLANPLEAEGIATKWSIELVFSPIHGCDQAGELAELFARPLRRRALLQLS
- a CDS encoding diguanylate cyclase — encoded protein: MDRSLHRPCEHFASHPRFDAPASQEEPIEITPGVWWVGVRLVKDHFQCHTYFIANGSDGVLIDPGSPLTIEGTLAKLRTITDLGAIRWLVCHHSDPDICAALPRLGDVLTHPDVHVVTEWRASALIRHYGHRFSTYLVEQHNWCLPLQEDRRLEFQLTPYLHFPGAMVSFDTFSRTLFSSDLFGGFVPDSSVLESADAAYIIENARPFHQHYMPSRELLSAGLARIRCRWPRIARIAPQHGHIVAASIVDEVFSALGAMDCGVYCLADADMDLKRLLRISEARRRLNDVLVHQSSPVGMVRAIGNILESSGQATECELAVELPGDGWTTWCADSAQPQRREPHADWHQICLLGQPAMVLAIRGNGSEQQFDPDMARMLQEFAESMRPWVDHLLDEQRHAHEMAALNTAALCDPLTGLANRRALDGVKLPPSYSLIELDLDHFKLVNDSFGHDAGDRVLKQVARVLRESVREQDQTFRLGGEEFLVLLPEADQATALMVAERIRLSIHQLDLVGEAPEGRLTVSLGVSTKSVQLSSDFSHQMELADQALYTAKGDGRDRVRAADVLSLSSH
- a CDS encoding BMC domain-containing protein, which codes for MDSQAARSFLRDDRSDARRRAANLRITGTDVSGEASGASCVITTDSEGRRLARQSSHVQSIELRTYVFLDSLQPQLASYMGTVSHGFLPIPGDACLWLEVSPGMAVHRVTDIALKASTVRLGQMVVERAFGSLALYHRDQSNVLHSGDVVLEAIGSRVELRSRCEVTWTEIIRAITPDHAVLINRQNRRGSMIQAGMSMFILETEPAGYVLIAANEAEKGSNITVVDVKAVGAFGRLTLAGKEGDVEEAAAAAMRAVAQINAGAGA
- a CDS encoding non-canonical purine NTP pyrophosphatase gives rise to the protein MTLSPSRPVLVIASGNPHKVAEISAMLEAAGLEVRQQPKGLEIEETGHTYAENARLKASTVASLTGCWSLADDSGLEVDALDGRPGLHSARYAPTDHERIHRLLHELGDSLYRGGTFVSAMALADPTGEVVLESEGLCRGLILREASGHGGGYDPIFHVREAGCSYAAMGEHLRSRLGSRGKAARAMAPGLKRLLGLG
- a CDS encoding sodium-dependent bicarbonate transport family permease, whose protein sequence is MQSSLVLQNLLSAPVLFFFLGILGVLVGSDLEIPSPLPKLFSLYLLLAIGFKGGMELAHSGLGPQVLLTIGAAVVMSLLVPLTSFLLLRLRLDGYNAAAIAASYGSISAVTFITAESFLNVLDVNFDGFMVAALALMESPAIVVGVILAKLSAPAEDREAAGEQENGTDLENGGGSLRWREVLQEAFLNGSVYLLIGSLVIGYVVAAFSPAGLEKMDPFTEKLFYGALCFFLLDMGIVAAQRLRDLRQTGAFLIGFSLLAPPVHALVGLLVSALLGLSQGNTLLFMVLCASASYIAVPAAMRMTVPQANPSLYISTALGLTFPFNVVIGIPLYMALTRYVIPVG
- a CDS encoding P-II family nitrogen regulator, whose translation is MKRIDLFLSERELNRVCKAITAAGAKGYSVMRHVTGMGPSGEISEGMDFSGLGANAHVIVFVEDGVLAAVSKALKPLLKRYGGVGFVSSAEPL
- a CDS encoding BMC domain-containing protein — protein: MANETMGIALGMIETRGLVPAIEAADAMTKAAEVRLIGREFVGGGYVTVLVRGETGAVNAAVRAGADACERVGDGLVAAHIIARPHREVEPALNSSFGLGSKD
- a CDS encoding form I ribulose bisphosphate carboxylase large subunit, translated to MSKKYDAGVKEYRDTYWTPDYVPLDTDLLACFKCTGQEGVPKEEVAAAVAAESSTGTWSTVWSELLTDLDFYKGRCYRIEDVPGDKESFYAFIAYPLDLFEEGSVTNVLTSLVGNVFGFKALRHLRLEDIRFPMAFIKTCPGPPNGICVERDRMNKYGRPLLGCTIKPKLGLSGKNYGRVVYECLRGGLDFTKDDENINSQPFQRWQNRFEFVAEAVQLAQEETGEKKGHYLNCTAATPEEMYERAEFAKELGQPIIMHDYITGGFTANTGLSKWCRKNGMLLHIHRAMHAVIDRHPKHGIHFRVLAKCLRLSGGDQLHTGTVVGKLEGDRQTTLGFIDQLRESFIPEDRTRGNFFDQDWGSMPGVFAVASGGIHVWHMPALVAIFGDDSVLQFGGGTHGHPWGSAAGAAANRVALEACVKARNAGREIEKEGRDILMEAAKHSPELAIALETWKEIKFEFDTVDKLDVG
- a CDS encoding ribulose bisphosphate carboxylase small subunit, with amino-acid sequence MPFKSTVGDYQTVATLETFGFLPPMTQDEIYDQIAYIIAQGWSPLVEHVHPSRSMATYWSFWKLPFFGEKDLGVIVNELESCHRAYPDHHVRLVGYDAYTQSQGACFVVFEGR